TGGCCGGCGCGGCGGAGGCGGGGCATGAGACGGAAAAAATCTGCCTGTATGATCAGAATATCCAGTTCTGCCGGGGGTGCCTGGCCTGCCAGAAGACGAAACGATGCATCATCCGCGATGACGTGGAGGGTATTCTGGAGAAGATGCGCCGTGTCGACGTGCTGGTCTTCGCCACACCCATCTACTTCTACGAGATGAGCGGCCAGATGAAGACCCTGCTGGACCGCACCAATCCCCTGTTCCCGGCGGAGTACGCCTTCCGGGATATCTACCTGCTGGCGACGGCGGCGGACGGGGACGAGAGCGCCATGGATGGCGCGGTAAAGGGCCTGGAGGGCTGGATCTCCTGCTTTGACCGGGCTAAGCTCTCCGGCGTGGTACGGGGCGTGGGCGTGGACAGTCTCGGCGCAATCCAAACCCACCCCGCCCTCCTGGAGCGGGCCGCCCGGATGGGGCGGAGCCTGTGAACAGGAGGCTGCATATGAGAAGACGGTTTTTATCCCTGGCGCTGGTATTCTGCACGCTGAGTCTGCTGACGCTGCCGGCCTGCGCGGCGGAAAAGCGAACGGAGTCCTCCTCCGTACCGGAGGACATCCGCACTGCCGACACCACAATGGCTTTTACAGACATAGACGACAATGCTTGGTATGCGGAGGCGGTCCGATTCTGTTCCGAACAGGGGATCATGGGCGGCACCACCAATACCACCTTTTCCCCCGACGCTTCCATGACCCGCGCCATGCTGGCTGCGGTGCTCTACCGCATGGCCGGAAGTTCCTCTGTGACGGCGGGCACAGATTTCACGGACGCCACCGGAGGCGCGTGGTACAGCGACGCTGTCTCCTGGGCCTCCGGCTCCGGCATCCTGTCTGGTTACGGGAACGGCCTGTTCGGCGTAGATGACCCGGTGACCCGTGAACAGGCCGCGGCAGTCCTCTGGCGCTATGCCGGGTCCCCCGAATCCGACACGACGGGGGAAGCCTTTGCCGATGGGGCGTCCATCTCCACTTGGGCGGTTCCGGCTGTGAATTGGGCTAAAGCCAATGGCATTCTGAATGGAAAAACGGGCAACCGATTTGACCCCAAGGCGGAACTCACCCGCGGGGAGACCGCCGTGCTTCTGCACCGCTATTTGAGCCGCGATTCGGTGGATGCGCCGCCGCTTTCAGAGCAAGTTCTCGTGATTTCCGTGGGCGGCAGGGACTTCACAGCCCTGTTGGAGGACAACGCCGCCGCCCGCGCGCTGGCGGAGCGACTGCCCCTCACAGTGACCATGGACGAGCTCAACGGCAACGAGAAATTTCACTATTTCCAGGAGAACTTCCCCACCACCCCGGAGCGGCCAGGGACCATTCAGGCAGGCGACCTG
This window of the Dysosmobacter acutus genome carries:
- a CDS encoding flavodoxin family protein, with protein sequence MKKKVLALSTSPRRGGNSELLADAFLAGAAEAGHETEKICLYDQNIQFCRGCLACQKTKRCIIRDDVEGILEKMRRVDVLVFATPIYFYEMSGQMKTLLDRTNPLFPAEYAFRDIYLLATAADGDESAMDGAVKGLEGWISCFDRAKLSGVVRGVGVDSLGAIQTHPALLERAARMGRSL
- a CDS encoding cyclophilin-like fold protein — encoded protein: MRRRFLSLALVFCTLSLLTLPACAAEKRTESSSVPEDIRTADTTMAFTDIDDNAWYAEAVRFCSEQGIMGGTTNTTFSPDASMTRAMLAAVLYRMAGSSSVTAGTDFTDATGGAWYSDAVSWASGSGILSGYGNGLFGVDDPVTREQAAAVLWRYAGSPESDTTGEAFADGASISTWAVPAVNWAKANGILNGKTGNRFDPKAELTRGETAVLLHRYLSRDSVDAPPLSEQVLVISVGGRDFTALLEDNAAARALAERLPLTVTMDELNGNEKFHYFQENFPTTPERPGTIQAGDLMLYGSDCLVLFYESFASSYSYTRLGRIADPARLAEAVGGGTVEVTFRMQTQESVWDTHAEPKTLVAYFSATGTTRPLAEYAANFLDADLY